TTCTCTTACCACTTGTGCTTCTGAATGGAAATGTTGTGGTTCTTGATCATAATACTCATTATTTTCTGTTGTGTAATCATAATTTTGATTTGGCACATGTTTACCCTGATCGTCATCATACTCTTGTTCATTTTCCTCATAAGTATCTTCTTGTGGCTCAGAATTATTGCCTAGTAAGTGTCCTTTTTTGTTGATTAACCTTTTTATCTCTTCAATTTCCTGTTTTAAGCTTTTTGCTAGATTCTCGTACTCTTCATCCTTCCTTTCAATATGCTCTGTATTCTTGTTTTGTAAAAGCCTTTCTATGTTTTCCATTTTATGTTCATAGCTTTCAATTTTAAGCTTTAATTCATCTATGTTTGTTCCGGGTCTTGCATCATGCATATTTGGATTTTCAAAAGAATATTTTTTTGATCTTAAGTATTGTGGATAGTGTAATTCTTTACCACGAAGGCTATCGTTTGTTGGTCTATTTTTGTCTAATCTTTGGAGCTGTTCCAAATCACTAAATTCAAGCTTATTTGATTTTCTACTATCAATATTAGATTTGTTTGAAGCACTGCCCTGTGGAGTTTTCCTGCTCTCATTATTCTCATTTTGGAAATCTTCACTTAAGTCTTCTTTTGGGATGTAAACAGCAGAGGGACTTATTATGGTATCGCTTGCAGCAACAGGTTCAGTTCCACTGAAAAGCGATGCGTATGGAAATAGAGAAAAAATATTAAGAAGTGTGAAAAGTTTCTTGCCACCTTTATCCATAAATATCCTACCGAGGGCGTTCGATGCCCACAATTCATGGATTGATACTAACATAATTTTTAAAAATTATCAAAAAAGGTTTAAAGCTCATATGGGGGTAATTTGGGGGTAAAGTAGACTGAGTTCATCTGATTAGATATTGCTAGTTTAGCTAACTTTGGTATTAGCAATGTTTCTTATTTTACATAGTAATTTTGTTGGTATTATGACATAATTGTGTAGTTTCTTAAGTATTAGTTTTCTTGGTGTATGTGAATTTAGAAAGTATGGATGAGATTTGGGGTTTGCCAGTTTGTTGTGGTAGTAGTGGTGCTATCATCGAAGATTTTACGCTTTCAGATGAATATAAAGACCATATTGCCAGCATTAGTTACAGGGATGATATTGTTCTAAAGTTCAACGATGTTGTTGGATCTGATGATTTTAATTTGAAGCTTTTTGATAACAAGATAGACTTTGAAGGTCAAATTTCTTTGGTCTTGTATTCTAGTAATCTGGATTCTTTATTAAAGGCAGAGGAAAGCGTATCTTTTAAGCTTAAAGCGATTGAGAAGAATGAAAGCTATTCTGAGTCAGTAGCTAGAGAATTTGATGGAAGAGAGACCCATAGATCTTGTTATGAGTTCTCAGATTATATAAATTGTTGTAATGAATCTCTTATGGTTAAAGTTTGCTTTAAGGGAGATTGCTTAATCATTGATGCTGATGTTGATAACATTGTTTTTTTGAAGAAAATTATTAGTGATAGTTTTTGTATTAGTAAGGATAAGATAATTATTAATTCTTTTAATAATTATTGCATTAATTCCCTTTCTCCAATTTATTTTAATGCTATTTTGCAGGGCGTAGTTCTTGCTACTAGGCTTAGGAGAAGAGTTAATATTGTCTACTATAAAAGACACTTTTTGATGGTGCGGGATTTGAGATTAAAATTTTCAGCTATTAATTGTTTATCGGCGGAAAATAAGCTTTCAAAAATTGTTTTGGACCTTGAGATCAACAGACCGTTGAATTTTATGTATAAATTTTATTTTAACTATCTCAAGCGTATTTTCAGTAATTTGTTTTTTGATTTCAGTGTGCATATTAACTTTGTAGGACCCAAGAGTGATATTGTATTTTTTTATGATAATCATCTTTTATTTGAGACTTCTGTTTATAATTTCGTTTATTCAAACTTGTATAATCTTGCGATGAGTTTTTCAATTGAACCCCTTAGTTATTTACTCTCTCATGTTAAGACGGAATACGATGAGTTTTTAAAATTTTTTGATCAGATGGATCTTAAAAATTCCATCATGAGGAAATCATCTTCTATAAGTTTAAATAATACCTATGGTATTTTTGATACAAGGAGGAAAGGCATAGGATTTAGTTTTATAGATATAGACGCTGTTCTTCAGGGAGGTAGGCAGACTATTTCTATGAGTTTGCATAAAGATAAATTAGAAGTATTTATCCCTTATAAAATCTTGGATGATAATTTAATCAATTATTTAAGAAATACTTTAGCTAGGGAATTTGAATTGTCGTATAACAATGTAATCTTTGTTGTAAGCGATGCTTTTGAAAATGATATTGGACATGGGGGGCTGATTAAAGAACCTTTCTTTATTGAAAGAGAAATTTTAGCTGTTAAGGGGAATCTTGCCTTGATGACTGGTAAAAATTTTAAAGGCGATTATCCTGTTGTAATTGAACAAGATTTTATTCTGCGCGCGGATGCTAAATTTAAGGTTGCATGCTCTCTTGAAATTATCGTAAAAATATATTCTTTTGAAATTACATTTAGCAATGTAACTTTTTTTGTGCAATGTGGCAAGATTGACAAAATTAAGCTCAATAATAAGAGGGCGTTTTCAGTTTTTAGTTTGGCAGCCAGCTATGTTTTTGGAAAAATGCATTATGATATTGATGACTCTCTAGAATTTAAGTTTATTGAAGCAGGGGAGGGTTTTTTTTCTTTCAGGGCATTATTTATTTCATCTGTTTCTGCAATTAGGGCAGCTTTAATTCAAGCTTTTGATTTTAATTTATCCAGAATTCCTATTGAGGTTGAAGATGTTCTTAATAAATGGAGTGTGAAGATTGATACTGATTAGTTTTAATTTGAATGGAGAAAGTCTTTCAAAGAGTGTTGATATTTCTTTAAGTACTAGAGACCTTTTGGCGAGCGTTTTTTATTCAGGTGAAAAAAATTTAATTGAGAGTGTTAATAACAACTTTTCATTAGTGCTTTTAAATCTGCAACCGATATATTCATATCTAGTTCCAGCTTTTATGTTAAATGGAAGTAGCGTCATGACAGTCGATGGGCTAAAGGGTACGTCCTTTTATAAGAATTTAATTAAGGTTTTGTCAGAAAATGACTTTGGGTTTTGTGAAAGCTGTTTTTCATCCAACGCTCTTTTATTTTATTATTTTTTGAAGAGTAAAGTGATAATTAGAACTGATATCTTGGGTTATTATCATACTTTGAAATGTTATTGTATTGATGTTAATACTTTTTTAGATGTTTACTTGAGGCTGGAAGAATTAGAGAGAAAATGAGCGGCATAAGAGTATATTACCCGGAAAATTTTAATTCACTTGTTGGTTTGTTTGATAGGGAATTAAGTAATTATATTGTGTATAACGAAATTGATTTTCATAAAAATATTGAAATTTTTAAAGAAAAAGACAAAGCAAGTAATTTTTTTTTGGTCAATAATTTTGAAAGATTTAAAAAAGTTTCACTTAAGAGTAATTTTTTAGAAATAGGTCCATGTGTTACTTACAATGAAATATTGAAATTTGGAGAGAGAAATATTCCAAGATTATTTTATGAGCTCATTGCAAAATTAGATGATAAAATATACTTAAACAGTGTTAACATTGCCAACGGGTTTTATTATAAGAACACTGTTTTTGATTTGCATCCTTTGTTTTTAAGCCTCGATGCGCAACTTGAATTTAGAGATGTTTTAACTAGAAAAACTTATACTTATAGTGCCTATAGTGTTAATAGGGATGATTACATACAAAGGCGCAATACTTTGTTTTTAACTAAATTAAAATTTCCAATTACAAATCTGTGGAACAAAAGCTTTTATGGTAGAGTGTTTGTTGATACTTTTTCATTTGAAATGTTAGAAAATGTAAACGTCATTTTTATTTGTGTTCTTTTAAATATCAAAAGAGACGTTATAAGCGATTTTTTGATAAAAATATTTTATGATGACAAGGTTATTACTTTAAGGGATTCTCAAGTTTTGCTTCTTAATAAATCTTTGCCTTTGTCGATTTCTGAGATTGAAGATTCTCTTAAAATGTTGGATAAAAATGTTAGAGATGCTAAAAACTGTAGCTTTGGCGAGAGGGACTTGAAGCTCATTAAAAGTTTCTATTTTGATATATTGGTTAGTTTTTGATCTTAGAAAAATTAGAAATGTTAAATAATCATTAATTTTTATTAATGTTTTATATGAAACTAATAGAATTAATTTATCAATTTGCTTTTATGTATTATAATGTTAATTCGTTAGTGTTTTACAAAAATAATCTTTTAAAAAAAGGGGTTCTTGAGTTTATGGTAAAAAAAGAAGCTACTATTAGAGCTATTAATGGCTTGCATGTAAGGCCGGCGTCGACTTTTGTGAAAAAGGCGAAAGAGTATGCTAGTGATATAACTGTGGAGGCTGATGGGAAATCTGTTAGTGGGAAGAGCTTATTTCGTTTGCAAACCTTGGAATTGTCTTCTGGTAAGAAGGTTTTGGTTTGTGCTGATGGGGATGATGAGGAGAGGGCTGCTGCTGAGCTTTCTGAACTCATTGAGTCTTTTAAAGAATAAGCTTGGAAGGTTTGTATGACTTTATCGGGAAAAAGAATATCTAAGGGGATAGGTATAGGAGAGGCTCTTTTTATTAGAAAAGATTTTGATGGTTTGATTGATAAATCAAAAATTGATTCTTCTCAAGTTGACGGTGAGATAAAAAAGTTTAATGACGCTAAGGTTAGAGCTGTTTCTGCGCTTGAAAAGCTTACAAGGAAGGCGGTAGCCCAACTTGGTGCTGACAAAGAGGGTATTTTTGAAGGTCAGATGTTGATTATTGAAGATGATGAGCTTACAGATACCGTTTTAAATTTCATTAGGCATGAAAATTGCGGTGCTGCTTACGCTGTTTATTTGTCTTTTGAAGAGTTGATTAAGGGTATGGAGGAGTATACTGATGTTTACCTAAAGGAGAGGGCTTCTGATTTCAGAGATATTAGGAATAGGCTTGTTTCAAACATTTTAGGGCAATTGACAGATCTGTCTGAAATTAATCGAGATGTAGTTTTGATTACTGAAGAATTAACTCCTTCTGATACAATGCAGGTTGACTTAAGTTATGTTAAAGGATTTTTGACTACAGTTGGCGGTGAGACTTCCCATGCTGCTATTTTAGCAAGGACGATGGAGTTACCAGCTCTTGTTATGTCTCCCCTAGATATTAGCAACATTAAGGATGGTGATAGGCTGATAATTGATGGACTCTCTTCAATTGTTATTAATAATCCATCAACTAGTGAACTTAATAAGTACATGAATAAAATACTAAAACATAATGAGATGGAGGAGGAGCTTTTTTCATTGAAAAATAAGAATGCAGAGACGAAAGATGGCATTACGATATCTTTAAAGGCTAATATTGGAACTCCTGCGGATATTTCTTATGTTAATAAGTATGGACTTGAGGGGATAGGTCTTTTCAGGACAGAGTTTTTGTATATGGAGTCTGTAAAGCCACCTACAGAGGATGAGCAGTTTGAAGCTTATAAGAGGGTTGTGGAGACTGTTGAGAAAAAGGGCGTCGTTACTATTCGTACTCTTGATATTGGAGGTGATAAAGAAATACCTTATCTGCATTTTCCAAAGGAAGATAATCCCTTTTTGGGGTATCGTGCTCTGAGGATGTACATGGACTATGAAGAGCTAGTGCAGGTTCAGTTTAATGCAATTTTTAGAGCTAGTCATTATGGCAAGGTAAGGATAATGGTGCCTATGCTTACTAGGTACGAGGATATTGATATAATTGAACATTTTGTAGGTAGGGCGAGGGAGAATTTGAGATCTAGGAATTTGCCTTTTGATGAGGATTTGGAAATAGGGTGCATGATAGAGGTACCTTCTGCAGCTTTAATTGCTACTGAGATTTCTAGTAGATTGAAGTTCTTTAGTATTGGGACTAATGATTTGACTCAATATACTTTGGCGGTAGATCGTGGTAATCAGAAGATATCAAATTTATATGATAAGTATAATCCTGCTGTTTTAAGACTAATTAAGAATGTTTTTGATGCTGGGAATAGCTCTGGAATTGATGTGTCTGTTTGTGGTGAGCTTGGGGGAGATGAGGCTGGGGCTTTGATTCTTGTTGGTCTTGGATTTAGGTCTTTAAGTATGGTTCCTAGTGCTTCACTTAGGATTAAATATTTATTAAAGAAATATACAATATCTGAGCTTGGTGAATTAGCTAATAGGGCATTAAATAGTAAATTAGAGTCAGAGACTTTGAAATATTTAGATAAATTTATAGGAGATTAGTTATGGGGTTTTTAGATTTTTTTAAAAAGGTCGCTACTTTGGATTTAATAGCACCTGTTAGTGGGAAGGTTGTTTCAATCGATAAAGTTCCGGACGAGGCTTTTGCTGAAAAAATAGTTGGTGATGGGGTTGCTATTGTTCCTACGGGTAGTGAGTTAGTTGCACCTTGTGATGGGACTATTGGTAAGATTTTCAAGACAAATCACGCTTTTAGTCTTGAAACTAAAGAAGGCGTTGAAATTTTTGTTCACTTTGGTATTAATACACTTAATTTGAATGGAAAGGGGTTTACAAGGGTTGCTGAAGAAGGGGTGGGCGTGAAGCAGGGAGATGTTGTTATTAGGCTTGATCTTGACTATTTAAAGGCTCATGCAGAATCAGTGGTTACTCCTGTTGTTATTGCGAATTCTGATGAGGTTTCAAGTATTGAGTACGTATTCGGTAAGTTTGATGATGGTTCTGAGTATATTTTACCTTCTTCTACTTCTTTAACAGAAGATATCAGAAATAAGATATCCCAGACCAAACCCGTTGAGGCTGGCAAGGATCTAGTTCTTAGAGTTAAAAAATAAGGGGCTTAAGCCCCTTATTTAGTTACATATTTTTCTCTAAAATTTCGTTTAGAATGCTAATGAATTGACTTGGGTTTTTGCTAGGCAGGCCTGAGGTTACTATTGCTTCTTCAAGAAGTATGATGCTTATTTTCTCCAGGCTTTCGCCGTCTAAGTTTTTTAAGTTTTGGACTATTTTGTTATTTGGGTTGAGTTCAAGAATAGGTTTTGTTTCCCTCACTTCTTGTCCCATTGACAGCATGATTCTTTGCATTTGATAGGTAGGGTCAGCACTGTCAATAATGATTGCTGATGGTTCTTTTATTAATGTGGCTGATAACAAAACATCTTTAACCTGGTCTTTAAGTATTTCCTTTACTCTTAATAAGACATCTTTAAATTCTTCTTCGGTTTTTTTAAAGTTTGCATCTTTTAATTCATCACTTGTTTCGTTTTTATTTACTGCTTTTAGTTTTGTTCCGTCGTATTCTGTAATGAAATTTAAAATAGCCTCATCGAGTTCATCATCCATAATAAGAGTCTCGTACCCTCTTTCTTTGTAAGCAGTTACAATTGGATTGGCTTTTAATATGTTTTCTCTTCCTCCGGTTATATAATATATGCTTTTCTGTCCCTCAGGCATTCTAGCTTTATATTCTTTCAAAGAGACAAGACCATCCACGCTAGAAGATTTGAATCTAATCAAGGATATAAGTTTTTTCCTGTTATCAAAGTCAGAATAAACTCCCTCTTTTAAACACCTGCCAAATTCTTTTGAAAACTCAGCAAACTTGGAAGAATCCGATTCACTTAGTTTTTCAAGTTCTCCTAGTATTTTTTTTACAGAAGACAACTTGATTTTGGATAGTGTTTTATTTTGCTGTAGGATCTCCCTGCTTACGTTGAGCGGTAAGTCTTGACAATCTATTACTCCTTTTATAAATCTTAAGTAATTTGGAAGTAAGCTGCCCTCAGAATCTGTTATAAAAACTCTGTTTATGAATAGCCTCACACCAGACTTAGGATTTGGGTAGTATAGATCGTAAGGAGCCTTGCTTGGTACATAGAAGAGGTTGATGTACTCAATGCTTCCTTCAGCTTTTGTATGAATATGGATAAGTGGATTTTCGTAGTCAAAAGTTAGATTTTTATAAAATTCATTGTATTCTTCATCAGTAATTTCACTTTTGTTTTTTATCCAAATTGCCGTAGTTTCGTTTGCTTTATCTTCTTTGTCTTCAAATCCCTCTTGTTTTCCATCTTTCATTAAGGGTTCCCTATATTTAATGAATATAGGATAGTTAATATGGTTTGAATATTTTTTTATAATCTCTTGAATTTTCCACTTACTAGCATACTCAGTTCCTTCTTCATTAAGGTAAAGGGTTATTTCGGTGCCCATCCCATCTTTTTCCGTTTGGTTTATTTCATACCCTGTCTTTCCGTCACTAGACCAGATATAGGCATTCTCTTCTAGGGCCTTTTTTGTTCTAACTTCAACTTTTTCCGATACGATGAAAGCACTGTAAAATCCAACTCCAAACTGTCCAATTAAACTTGAGGCTTTCTTTTCATCTTTTTTTAAGTTATTAATAAATTCTTTGGTGCCTGATTTTGCAATTACCCCAAGATGATTAATTAGATCCTCTTTATCCATTCCAATACCGTTATCTTTAATTCTAATGATTTTGTCATCAAAGCTTATTTCTATCCTTGGATCTAGGTTAATACCTTTAAATTTCTCATCTGTTAAGTTTAAAAATTTAAGTTTATCAATCGCATCGGAAGCGTTTGATATTAGTTCTCGTAAAAATATCTCTTTATGGGAATAGAGCGAGTGTATGATCAAATAAAGCAAATCATTAACTTCTGTGTCAAATTGTTTTTTCATGAAATTCTCCCCTCTTTCGTTTGGTTTAATCTTTACTTTTTCTATGATATAACATAATCTGAAAATAATGAATAAACTGGCTTTATTTGGAACGAAAAGTTAAGATAGGGGACAATGCGATGGATGTTGGTGTTTATGGGTTGGGTGTTATGGGTAGTAGTTTAGCTTTAAATATGGCTGATAATGGGTTTGATGTTTCTGTTTATAATAGAGACAATGAAAGGACTGAAGTTTTTCTTATAAACAATGCTCATAGGAAGATTAGTGGATTTAAAGATATTGAGAGTTTTATTAAAAGTTTAGAAAAACCTAGAAAAATTATTTTAATGATATCAAGCTCAGCTGTGGATAAGGTAATTGATCAAATTCTACCTTTAGTTGAAAAATTTGATATTGTCATTGACGGTGGAAATTCTCATTACAAGAATACTATGAGAAGAGAGAGAGAGATGTTTTCTAGAGATATTTATTTTGTTGGGCTTGGAATTTCAGGGGGTGAGGAGGGCGCTCGGACTGGACCTTCTTTGTTGTATGGGGGTAGCAAAAGGGCTTATGAGTTAGTTGAGCCGATTTTAAACAAGATAGCGGCCAAGACACAGAGTGGGGATGTTTGCTCTGCTTATATTGGTGAGAATGGAGCTGGACATTATGTAAAGATGGTTCATAATGGAATTGAATACGCCGATATGCAACTTATTAGTGAAGCATATTTTTTTATGAAGAAAGCTTTTAACTTAGATAATTTAAGGATTGCAGAAGTGTTTGAAAAGTGGAGTGAGGGAGAGCTTTCTAGTTATTTGGTGGAAATAACATCCAGTATTTTAAAATACAAAGAAAATAATGATTATTTGCTTGATAAGATTTTGGATGTTGCAAGCCAAAAGGGTACTGGGAAATGGACTTCAATTGAGGCTTTTGAGACAGGGGTGCCTGCAAATTTGATTTTTGAGTCTGTGTTTGCTCGGTTTGTTTCCACATTAAAACATGAGAGAGTAATTGCTAGTGACATCCTTAAAATGGATGTGGGTTCATTTGAATTTGATCTTAGTGATTGGATTTTGGATCTTTATTATGCACTTTTGGTTTCAAAGATATTAGCTTATGCTCAGGGTTTTATGTTGCTTAAGTCGGCATCCGTTAATTATAGCTGGGATTTAAACTTGGGAAAAGTTTCTTTGGTTTGGAGAGAGGGCTGCATAATTAGGAGTGTTTTCCTAGAAAAGATTAAATTAGCTTACGATAAAAATCCTCACCTTATCAATTTACTCTTTGATGACTACTTTTTAGAGGTAATCAAGAAGCATCACAAGTCCCTAAGACGAATAGTTTCAAAAGCTAGCGAAATCGGAATACCTTTGCCAGTATTTTATGCAAGTCTTTCGTTTCTGGATTCTTATTCTACTAATTACCTACCAGCCAATCTAATACAGGCTCAGCGAGACTTCTTTGGTGCACATAAGTTTGAAAGGCTGGACTCAAAGCTAGGTGAATTTTTCCATAGTAATTGGCAATAATTTAAATTGGGTGTTAAAGATAGTATTTTGCAAATATCCCTCCCGTTATGTTTGTCTTAAGGCCTGCATAGAGATGATGATATGCAAGAGATCTTGTGTTTGATATAAATTCTATTGAAGGTGCTATTTTAAAACCTATTTCTACCTTTTCTGCTAGGTCGTAAAAAAGAACTATTGGTGTTCTGACTCCAAATCCCAATTGTAGGTTTATTAGATCTGATTTGCGAGATGCTATATGCATGCTTCCTCCAATGCCTAGTCCAATAGATAGTTCTTCTATCAATGGTATTGTGAAGATCAAATCTAGAGCTGCGAGTGCAAATAGGTTGAAGTCGTATTTTTTTGAGTCAATTCCGCGGCCGGATATAATCATTCCGTTTGTACCTCCATATCCTATTTCAACATCAATGAACGGGAAGGACATAACATAATTGAAAACGGGGTTCCCAATACTGCCTCCAAACCCCACTCCTCTGTTTAGATATGAATTTCTTCCAAACATATCAGACCACGTAATTAATAGTAAAAATATTATTAGTGCCAGTTTCCTCATTATGCCTCCAGTAATTAAACATCTGACATTATACCACATATTAGTTTTAAAGATTAAATAAAGACCTGTAAGCTAAACTGAGGGTAGCTTGCTAGATGTTGTTTAAAGATTTTATACAATCCAAAACCTAAGCCCCAGAGTTGCAAATATTTCCCATTTTTGAGCTGGATTGAAACTTCCACCCCAAATGTTGACACCGGGTCCTACTTTTAAAAAAATATCAAATAATTTTTCACTAACTGAGAAATTTAGTATGAAAGACAGGCGCCCCCCAACATTCATCGAGCTATAAACTGTTTGAGTTTGCTTCCAATTTGGTAACCACCACATACCATATAGACCAATACCAAGTGCAACATCTACTAGACTGGATTCCTCTAGCAAATTGTATGTAGGGGTAATAAACTCCAAAGAGTAAAATATTGTGCTGATATTTCGAAACAAATTCTTCAACCCATTGTAAAGTCCAATCTCTATTTCAACGTTGGGGCCCAAGACCAACTGAAATGTAAATGGGAAAGGTCCCATTACTCCAAAAGCAAAGGACCCCCGACTTGTATACAAGCCGTCTGCTTTTGCTGAGGCGTTAAGTACAACCAACAACAGGGCTAAAATCAACACTATCTTTTTCACACTTCACCTTATATCCACAACTTTGCCTATTAAGTAACATACCCAAACTCTTTAAAATTGAAAATCCGTAATTTTGTTTGGAGTTCCGAATATGTTTTAAAGAACAAGAACATCTTTTCTTAGTATATAATCTTCATTTACACAAACCAGAACCTAAATCCAAGCCCTGCAAATACTTCCCATCTAAAACCTACTCCTTTGCTCCAAATATTCATTCCAAGACCGGGCGCTACTTTTAAAAATAAATCAAATCTGTGCCTAGATATTGCAAGATTTAAAAGTAAGGGCAGTCTCGCACCTACGTTCATTGGGCCACTGTTTGCTTGGCTATTGCTCCACCTCGATAACCACATAGTGCCGTAAGCACCGCCCCCCACAGCAAGCTCCAAAACGTTAGCTGCGCCTGGGAAGGTATATGCGTAGAAAATGTAATCTAATGCAAGAAACAGGGTTTTCCAATCTTTAAATAAGTTGTTTGCACCGCTGTAGAGGCCAAAATCTATATCCACGTTCCCAATGTTTAATTCTAATGCAATGGGAAACGGCAATAAAATCCCTGCACCGAATTTACTTCTTGATGTTGAATTTGCAAAAACAGGACTTAAGCAAAACACTAACGTTATTATAATGATTGTAATCTTTTTTTTCACGACAATTCCCCCTCTATAGGAATATGTAATCCTAGATTATAGAAATTCAACAGATTTTTGTTAATATAGCAGTTCGGGTAATTTAATTTTTAATCCAACCCTTTATTCCTACAGATAAATCTCCTCTTATTGGGAATACGAATTGCTTGCTAGGAGTCTGCCCGATAAAAAGGGACGGGGAGGTCCTTATGTTGATCTCAAAATTATCGCCTAACATTTTGTATTTTATTCCAGAAGGGATAGATAAACCAATTTTGTAGTTAATGCCTGAATAAGATATTTGTTCATATATTTCTGTAGTATTGCCAATTTCTAAAAACAAGCCAACGCCCATAAAGAAAAAGACAGTATTTACAATGTGTAGATCTGAGAATACATAATGAGCATGTATATAAAACATGAATTCTTTTGAGAAAAGATTTGTAATACTTGTGTGTATCATCCCTATGCCGATGTCAAAATTTTTTGTACTAAATTCCATTCCTGTCGGAAAGGGGAAGAAAATCCCGAATCCAAACTTTCCTCTTGAACAAAAATTAAAGGGATTTTCGATTGTAGTATTGGTAGAATTATTTTCTAATATTTCTCTTGAAAATATGTACTCAGGGGCGAGTTCTGCTAATAAGAACAGTATGAATAATAATTTTTTGTTTATCATTTACATTTTCTTTATTTTAAGAAGCTAATGAGTAGAGCTTACATGTTCATTATAAATAATGTTAAAACATTATTTCACATTTATTTAGTATTTAAATTTTTGATTTATAATTGGTGTTTAGCGGTGCGTGAAATAGTGCAGGGTTAAGGCGGCTGACATTATGACATGTTACTTGTTTTATTAGTTCTATCATTAAGAGGCACTTATGGAATTAGAAACGGATTTGCAGAGTATGCTGAGCCAGTATCTTCTGTTTAGCTTGGATGAACTTTATGCCATCGAGATTAAATATGTGGTTGAAGTACTAGAATACACTAAAATATCGAAAATACCAAGAACACCTGATTATATGGCGGGGATAATTAACAATCGGGGGAAAATAGTTCCGATAATCGATATTAGAAAGCAGTTTGGTATGGAAGAACGCAAGATTAGCGAGGAGGAAATTAAAAAAAATAAGGAAGTTGATGTTTCAAATATCATTATATTGACTCTAACATATGAAGGCGACGAGTTTAATCTTGGAATTTTGGTAGATTATGTTAACGAGGTTCTTGAATTAGATCCGGCTAGTATTGATGATACCCCAAAGATTGGTACGGGGTTTAACGCTAGGTTTATCTCAGGGATTGGCAAGAGTAAAAATAGGTTTATCATTATTCTTGACATAGAGAATTTGTTTGATGTTAAGGAACTTTCCAAATTT
The sequence above is drawn from the Borrelia sp. RT5S genome and encodes:
- a CDS encoding xanthine dehydrogenase family protein subunit M, producing MSGIRVYYPENFNSLVGLFDRELSNYIVYNEIDFHKNIEIFKEKDKASNFFLVNNFERFKKVSLKSNFLEIGPCVTYNEILKFGERNIPRLFYELIAKLDDKIYLNSVNIANGFYYKNTVFDLHPLFLSLDAQLEFRDVLTRKTYTYSAYSVNRDDYIQRRNTLFLTKLKFPITNLWNKSFYGRVFVDTFSFEMLENVNVIFICVLLNIKRDVISDFLIKIFYDDKVITLRDSQVLLLNKSLPLSISEIEDSLKMLDKNVRDAKNCSFGERDLKLIKSFYFDILVSF
- the htpG gene encoding molecular chaperone HtpG, whose product is MKKQFDTEVNDLLYLIIHSLYSHKEIFLRELISNASDAIDKLKFLNLTDEKFKGINLDPRIEISFDDKIIRIKDNGIGMDKEDLINHLGVIAKSGTKEFINNLKKDEKKASSLIGQFGVGFYSAFIVSEKVEVRTKKALEENAYIWSSDGKTGYEINQTEKDGMGTEITLYLNEEGTEYASKWKIQEIIKKYSNHINYPIFIKYREPLMKDGKQEGFEDKEDKANETTAIWIKNKSEITDEEYNEFYKNLTFDYENPLIHIHTKAEGSIEYINLFYVPSKAPYDLYYPNPKSGVRLFINRVFITDSEGSLLPNYLRFIKGVIDCQDLPLNVSREILQQNKTLSKIKLSSVKKILGELEKLSESDSSKFAEFSKEFGRCLKEGVYSDFDNRKKLISLIRFKSSSVDGLVSLKEYKARMPEGQKSIYYITGGRENILKANPIVTAYKERGYETLIMDDELDEAILNFITEYDGTKLKAVNKNETSDELKDANFKKTEEEFKDVLLRVKEILKDQVKDVLLSATLIKEPSAIIIDSADPTYQMQRIMLSMGQEVRETKPILELNPNNKIVQNLKNLDGESLEKISIILLEEAIVTSGLPSKNPSQFISILNEILEKNM
- the gnd gene encoding decarboxylating NADP(+)-dependent phosphogluconate dehydrogenase, with protein sequence MDVGVYGLGVMGSSLALNMADNGFDVSVYNRDNERTEVFLINNAHRKISGFKDIESFIKSLEKPRKIILMISSSAVDKVIDQILPLVEKFDIVIDGGNSHYKNTMRREREMFSRDIYFVGLGISGGEEGARTGPSLLYGGSKRAYELVEPILNKIAAKTQSGDVCSAYIGENGAGHYVKMVHNGIEYADMQLISEAYFFMKKAFNLDNLRIAEVFEKWSEGELSSYLVEITSSILKYKENNDYLLDKILDVASQKGTGKWTSIEAFETGVPANLIFESVFARFVSTLKHERVIASDILKMDVGSFEFDLSDWILDLYYALLVSKILAYAQGFMLLKSASVNYSWDLNLGKVSLVWREGCIIRSVFLEKIKLAYDKNPHLINLLFDDYFLEVIKKHHKSLRRIVSKASEIGIPLPVFYASLSFLDSYSTNYLPANLIQAQRDFFGAHKFERLDSKLGEFFHSNWQ
- a CDS encoding HPr family phosphocarrier protein, producing MVKKEATIRAINGLHVRPASTFVKKAKEYASDITVEADGKSVSGKSLFRLQTLELSSGKKVLVCADGDDEERAAAELSELIESFKE
- the ptsP gene encoding phosphoenolpyruvate--protein phosphotransferase, which encodes MTLSGKRISKGIGIGEALFIRKDFDGLIDKSKIDSSQVDGEIKKFNDAKVRAVSALEKLTRKAVAQLGADKEGIFEGQMLIIEDDELTDTVLNFIRHENCGAAYAVYLSFEELIKGMEEYTDVYLKERASDFRDIRNRLVSNILGQLTDLSEINRDVVLITEELTPSDTMQVDLSYVKGFLTTVGGETSHAAILARTMELPALVMSPLDISNIKDGDRLIIDGLSSIVINNPSTSELNKYMNKILKHNEMEEELFSLKNKNAETKDGITISLKANIGTPADISYVNKYGLEGIGLFRTEFLYMESVKPPTEDEQFEAYKRVVETVEKKGVVTIRTLDIGGDKEIPYLHFPKEDNPFLGYRALRMYMDYEELVQVQFNAIFRASHYGKVRIMVPMLTRYEDIDIIEHFVGRARENLRSRNLPFDEDLEIGCMIEVPSAALIATEISSRLKFFSIGTNDLTQYTLAVDRGNQKISNLYDKYNPAVLRLIKNVFDAGNSSGIDVSVCGELGGDEAGALILVGLGFRSLSMVPSASLRIKYLLKKYTISELGELANRALNSKLESETLKYLDKFIGD
- the crr gene encoding PTS glucose transporter subunit IIA, which encodes MGFLDFFKKVATLDLIAPVSGKVVSIDKVPDEAFAEKIVGDGVAIVPTGSELVAPCDGTIGKIFKTNHAFSLETKEGVEIFVHFGINTLNLNGKGFTRVAEEGVGVKQGDVVIRLDLDYLKAHAESVVTPVVIANSDEVSSIEYVFGKFDDGSEYILPSSTSLTEDIRNKISQTKPVEAGKDLVLRVKK